GCAAACGCCTTGCGGCGCATCTCGATGTCTTCCGACGCCCGCGATTCCTTGATCGCGGCTTCGAGCTCCGGCGGCACCGGCGCGCGGCCGCCATTGTAATAGGCGTCCTTGGTGAACATCAGCGAATAGGTCAGGCTCGGATCGGGCCGCCCGGTCCAGGCCGCGAGCAAACCAGATCCGCGCTTCTCGGCGCCGAAGAACGCGGCGGAGGCTTCCGCAATCGGCGCGTTGGAGAATTTGACGTTCATTCCCGCTTTGCGGAACTGTTCGATCAGGATTTCCTGCCGCTGCACCGAATCCTGATCGGGATAGCCGATCAGGTCGATCGAGAGGCCGTCCTTGAAGCCGGCTTCAGCGAGCAACTGCCTCGCCTTGTCGGGATTATAGGGATAGAGCCCGGCAACCGATTTGTCGTAGGCCCAGTGTGCCTTGGGCAGGTTCATGTAGGCCGGCTCGGCGAGGCCTGCGAGCGCGGCCTTGACGAAGGTCTCGCGGTCGATCGCGAAATTGAAGGCCCGGCGAACCTTGATGTTGTCGAACGGCGGCTTCGCCCAGTTCAGGAAGATCTGGAACACGTAGAGCGTCGGCCCGTTAGCGATCTTCACGCTGGGCACCCGATCCATGATTGCTTTCTGCCGTGGCGGCAGTTGATACATCAGGTCGTTCTGGCCGGCGGTGACCGAGCGCGAGCCGGTGGTCAGTTCCGGAATGATGGAAAATTCGATTCCATCCGGATAGGGGCGATTGGGTTTCCAGTATTTGTCGTAGCGCTTGACCACGATCTTCTCGCCGTCGGCCCAGCTCACAAAGGCGTAGGCCCCGGCGCCAACGGGCGTGCGCGCGACATTGCCGGCGCTCGCGGCCTTGAGCGCCGTCGGCGACACCATCATGCCGGCGCGGTCGGAAAGAATGCCGGGCAGCGCCGCGTCCGGGGTGTTCAGCTTCAGCGTCACCTGCATCGGGCCGGTGACTTCGACAGACGCCATCGAAGCGAGGTCGGCCTTGATGTTGGATTTTTGGTCGGACTTGTTGCGCTCCAGATTGAATTTCACGGCTTCAGCGTCGAGCGGCGTGCCGTCGTGGAAGGTGACGCCGGAACGAATGTTGAGCACCAGGGTGGCGGGATCCGTAAAGCTCCAGCTCTCGGCGAGGCCCGGCTTGGGTTTTAAGGTTTCAAAGTCCCACTCGGTCAGCGTGTCGTACATCGTGAACAGGAAGGCGTGGTCCGAACCGGCGCCGCCGGTGGCAGGGTCGAGGCTCGACGGGTTGGCCGGCGCCGAGATGCGCAAGATTCCGCCGCGCTTCGGCGCGGCTTGTGCGAACGCGTTGCCGCCGAGCGCCGTGCCGGCCAAGGCGCCAGATATCAGCGCCATTACCTCGCGCCGGGTCGTGTGTGTCATGTTCTATCCTCCGTCGGCGATTGGGTCAGTTCGGTGAAAAGTTCGGGCGATCCGCAAAGTGGCAGGCGACCCAATGATCCGGCATCAACTCGCGCCATTCCGGCGTCTTCTCCGCGCAAAGGTTTTGCGCGTATTGGCAGCGGGTGCGGAAGCGGCAGCCCGATGGCGGATCGATCGGGCTCGGGATTTCGCCCTGCAGCACGATACGCTGACCGCCGCGCATCGAAGACGGCAATGGCCGCGGCTCGGCAGATAATAGCGCCTGGGTATAGGGATGCAGCGGCCGCTCGCTGACTGCTTCGGTCGGGCCCAACTCGACGAAGCGGCCGAGATACATCACCGCGATGCGTTCGCTGATATGGGAGACCACGGCGAGATCGTGGGTGATGAAGACATAAGTCAGCCCGAGATCGCGCTGCAGCTCGGCAAACAGATTGAGCACGTCGCCACGTATCGACATATCCAGTGCGGCCACGACCTCGTCGCAGACGATCAGCTTTGGGCGCAGCGTCAGCGCACGCGCGATCACCACGCGCTGCTTCTGGCCGCCGGACAATTGATGCGGATAGCGGTCGCCGATATCCTGCGGCAGACCGACGCGATCGAGCACTTCGTGCGCCCGCCTCAACCGCTCGGCCTTGCTGCCCACACGCGCCAGCTCCAGCGGTTCCAGCACCGAGGACAGGATGGTCATCCGCGGATTCAGCGCGGCGTTCGGGTCCTGAAAGATGATCTGGTAGTCGCGGCGGTGGTTCTGAAACTGCTTGCGCGGCAGGGCCAGCGGATCGACGCCATTATGCAGGATGGCGCCGGCGCTGGGCTTTAGCAGAAACACCAGCGCGCGGCCGATCGTGGTCTTGCCCGATCCGGACTCCCCGATGATGCCAAAGGTCTCGCCGCGGCGGACGTCGAAATCGACGCCATCGACCGCCTTCACGGTGGCCCGGCGATCTGACGTCTGGAACTGGACCTGGAGATCGCGCACCGAGACGATGGCGTCTTTGGCAATTTCGGCGGCCGGCGTGCTCATGGGTGACCGACCATGGCCGCGATCGGCGCTGATGATTCGTGCTGCAGCGCGCCGGGCAGATCCAGCTCATTGAAACGCCAGCAGCGCACCTTGCGGCCGCCTCCGGCATCGCGCAGTTCCTGTTCAGCGTCGCAACCGGCGACCGCATGCGGGCATCGCGCCTTGAACCGGCAACCATTCGGCATGTCGGCGATCGACGGCACCCTCCCCGGGATCGACGGCAGCTTGCCGTGGCGCGGGCTCAAATGCGGCAGCGAGCGTAAAAGCCCCGACGTGTAGGGATGCAGCGGCCGTACCAGCGCGTCATCGACCGCGGCATCCTCGATCACCTCGCCGGCATACATCGTGATCATGCGCGTACAGGTCTCGGCGACGACGCCAAGGTCGTGCGTGATCAGCATCAGCGCGGTGTTTGAGGTCTCGCTGAGATCGCGCAGCAGTTCCAGGATTTGCGCCTGCACCGTGACGTCGAGCGCCGTGGTCGGCTCGTCCGCGATCAACAGTTGCGGGCCGCAAATCAGGCTGGCTGCGATCATGACGCGCTGGCGCATGCCGCCCGAGAGCTGGTGCGGATAGTCGTCGATGCGCCGCTCGGGCGATGCGATGCCGACGCGGCGGAGCATGCCGAGCGCACGCTCCCTCGCCTCCTCCCGGCCGACGCCGGTATGGACGCGCAGCGTCTCGCCGATCTGGTGACCCACGGTGAAGACCGGATCGAGCGCGCTCATTGGCTCCTGAAAGATCATGGCGATGCGCCGGCCGCGGATCGCGCGCATGGCGCGGGTGCTGCACTTGGCGAGATCGACGCCGTCGAACAGAATCGAGCCGTCAAGGCCGGAAAGATTGTTCGGCAGCAGCCGCAGGATGGAGAGACCGGTAATGGTCTTACCGCAGCCGCTTTCGCCGACGATGCCGACGCGTTCGCCCGGCGCGATGTCGAAATCGATCTTGCGTGTCGCCTGCCAAACGCCCCGCGAGGTCTTGAAACGGATGCCGAGGCCGCGCACCGACATCAGCGGCTGCGGCGATTGGACCGCAACCGTCTCCGCCTTGCGCTGTGCCGGCCCTGCTGTCATCAGCCCGTCGCCCGCTTCTTTTCTTTTACGAGCTGCTCCTCCATCAGCATCTCCGTGCCGATGATGCCGTCGCGCGCCAGTTGATCGATGTCAGCATCGGACAGCCCGAGAACGCCGCCGAGGATTTCGCGGTTATGCTCGCCGAGCGTCGGCGGCGCGCTCCGGATCGGATACGGCCCCTCCGTTTCGCGGAACGGCATCGACGGCTGCGGGTGCGGACCGATGAAAGCGCGGTCGACCTGCTGGATGAAGCCGCACGCATCAAGTTGCTTGTCCTTCAGCAACTCAATCGGCAGCCGCGCCACGCCCGAGGCAACGCCCGCGGATTGCAACGCGGTCATCGCTTCTTCCGGATCGCGCGCGGACGTCCAGGCCGAAACCGCCGCCTCGATCTCGCTTTCAATGGCGCGCCGTCCGGCCGCGGTCTTCAGACCGGGATCGGAAGCCCAGCCGGCGCGGCCGAGCAGCGTCGCGAGCTTCGGCCACATCGCATCGCTAGCAACCGCGACCACGATCCAGTTGTCATCGCCGGCACAGGCGAAGCAGCCATGCGGCACAAAATCCGGGTGGCGGTTGCCGTACTTCACCGGCGCCTTGCCGTCGATCGAATGCGCGATGATCCAGGGCGCCGCGAACGGCATCATGCATTCGATCTGCGCGAGATCGATGAACTGCCCCTTGCCGGTCAGCCTGGCGTGGATCAACGCGGTGAGAACGGCGGCGCAGCCATTGAGGCCGCCGACGGCGTCGCCGAACGCGGTATGGCTCATGACAGGCGGGCCGCCCGCATCGCCCGTCACGCTCGGAAGGCCGGAGCCCTGCTCCAGCGTCGAGCCATAGGCGCGGCAGTCGCGATACACGCTTCCCGCCCCGAACGCCGACATCGACATCATCACGAGTTTTGGATTGAGCTTGCTCAGGACGTCATAGCCAAGGCCGAGCTTCGGCAGCACCTCGACCGAATAATTGTCGACCACGATGTCGGCATCGGCAATGAGCCGCTTGGCAAGGTTCAGCCCCTGAGGCCTTGTGAGGTCGAGCGTGATGCCGCGCTTGTTGCGATTCATGATGCAATAACGCACCGCCTTCTCGTACATCTGTTCGAGAACATAGGCCGGCCGCCGGTCGACGCCGCGCCACCAGTCGGGATATTGCGTGGCCTCGATCTTGATCACATCGGCGCCGAGATCGGCGAGCGTACGCGTGCAGATCGGCCCGGCCCACCCCATCGAGAAATCGACGACGCGGACGCCTTCGAGCGGAAGGCTGTTCTGGCCATTGGACGCAGGCACCGGTGCGCGCACGGGCCGTTCGGCGCCATGTGCGCTGCCAAGCATCTGCTCGCCGATGTCAGGAACCGCTCCGCCGCGCCGCGGCGGCGTGCCGGTCAGGCGCTGCATTGAGCCGGGGGTGAACCCGGTCTCGTCGCCGATCATGATGGGAACGATGGCGCCGCGCGCGTGCTTCTCCTCGTCCGCAATGAGATCGCCGATTTCAGGCACCGGCACGATCGGGATTTTTCGCCGCAAGCCTTCGGCAAACCATTCCTGCGCCGTACGCTGCTTCAGTTTCGGAATGAACTGGCTTTCGATTTCCTCCATGCGCTGCAGGCGATCGGTGCCCATGAACAGCGTCGGGTCATCGCGCAGCCCGGTCAGTCCCAGCATCTCGCAGAAGGCGCGCCATTGTGCCGGGGTCACCGTGGTGACGCCAAGCCAGCCTTGTCTGGTCTCGTAGATGCCGACCGGAAAGGTCGGCCAGAAGCGATTAACCCCGATCCTCCGCATGATGTCGCCGCGCGAGAACGACTCGAACATGATGTATTCGGTGACGGCGATGGAAGATTCGAAGATGCTCAGGCGCTGGCTGCGGCCGCGCCCGTCCTGCATGCGGCCCAGCACCGACGACGCGGCAGCGATAAAGCCCCAGAGGCCGGCGAGGATTCCGGTCTGGAAATCCGGCGCGTGCAGCGGCGGCCCCTCGGCCGGCCCGACCAGTTTTACGAGGCCCGTCAGCGCACGAATGGTCGAGTCTGTCGCGGCGAACTTCGCGTAAGGTCCCTCGCCGCCGAACCAGCTTGTTTCGAGATGGATCAGGCCGGGATGACGCTGCATGATG
This portion of the Bradyrhizobium sp. AZCC 2262 genome encodes:
- a CDS encoding ABC transporter substrate-binding protein is translated as MTHTTRREVMALISGALAGTALGGNAFAQAAPKRGGILRISAPANPSSLDPATGGAGSDHAFLFTMYDTLTEWDFETLKPKPGLAESWSFTDPATLVLNIRSGVTFHDGTPLDAEAVKFNLERNKSDQKSNIKADLASMASVEVTGPMQVTLKLNTPDAALPGILSDRAGMMVSPTALKAASAGNVARTPVGAGAYAFVSWADGEKIVVKRYDKYWKPNRPYPDGIEFSIIPELTTGSRSVTAGQNDLMYQLPPRQKAIMDRVPSVKIANGPTLYVFQIFLNWAKPPFDNIKVRRAFNFAIDRETFVKAALAGLAEPAYMNLPKAHWAYDKSVAGLYPYNPDKARQLLAEAGFKDGLSIDLIGYPDQDSVQRQEILIEQFRKAGMNVKFSNAPIAEASAAFFGAEKRGSGLLAAWTGRPDPSLTYSLMFTKDAYYNGGRAPVPPELEAAIKESRASEDIEMRRKAFASVQRLVMENAFVAPLAFQFELVAMNKKVQGYKPNLLGKPKYDDVWLES
- a CDS encoding ABC transporter ATP-binding protein, with the protein product MSTPAAEIAKDAIVSVRDLQVQFQTSDRRATVKAVDGVDFDVRRGETFGIIGESGSGKTTIGRALVFLLKPSAGAILHNGVDPLALPRKQFQNHRRDYQIIFQDPNAALNPRMTILSSVLEPLELARVGSKAERLRRAHEVLDRVGLPQDIGDRYPHQLSGGQKQRVVIARALTLRPKLIVCDEVVAALDMSIRGDVLNLFAELQRDLGLTYVFITHDLAVVSHISERIAVMYLGRFVELGPTEAVSERPLHPYTQALLSAEPRPLPSSMRGGQRIVLQGEIPSPIDPPSGCRFRTRCQYAQNLCAEKTPEWRELMPDHWVACHFADRPNFSPN
- a CDS encoding ABC transporter ATP-binding protein; the encoded protein is MTAGPAQRKAETVAVQSPQPLMSVRGLGIRFKTSRGVWQATRKIDFDIAPGERVGIVGESGCGKTITGLSILRLLPNNLSGLDGSILFDGVDLAKCSTRAMRAIRGRRIAMIFQEPMSALDPVFTVGHQIGETLRVHTGVGREEARERALGMLRRVGIASPERRIDDYPHQLSGGMRQRVMIAASLICGPQLLIADEPTTALDVTVQAQILELLRDLSETSNTALMLITHDLGVVAETCTRMITMYAGEVIEDAAVDDALVRPLHPYTSGLLRSLPHLSPRHGKLPSIPGRVPSIADMPNGCRFKARCPHAVAGCDAEQELRDAGGGRKVRCWRFNELDLPGALQHESSAPIAAMVGHP
- a CDS encoding CaiB/BaiF CoA transferase family protein — its product is MGALSHLRIVELGSSAATSYCARLFADFGATVHKIEPPQGDPLRHATPLTPAGHSAWFAFLNFNKSSVALDPNHQNASARLVELIGGCDILLDGRDVDAADCPAFDLADIMQRHPGLIHLETSWFGGEGPYAKFAATDSTIRALTGLVKLVGPAEGPPLHAPDFQTGILAGLWGFIAAASSVLGRMQDGRGRSQRLSIFESSIAVTEYIMFESFSRGDIMRRIGVNRFWPTFPVGIYETRQGWLGVTTVTPAQWRAFCEMLGLTGLRDDPTLFMGTDRLQRMEEIESQFIPKLKQRTAQEWFAEGLRRKIPIVPVPEIGDLIADEEKHARGAIVPIMIGDETGFTPGSMQRLTGTPPRRGGAVPDIGEQMLGSAHGAERPVRAPVPASNGQNSLPLEGVRVVDFSMGWAGPICTRTLADLGADVIKIEATQYPDWWRGVDRRPAYVLEQMYEKAVRYCIMNRNKRGITLDLTRPQGLNLAKRLIADADIVVDNYSVEVLPKLGLGYDVLSKLNPKLVMMSMSAFGAGSVYRDCRAYGSTLEQGSGLPSVTGDAGGPPVMSHTAFGDAVGGLNGCAAVLTALIHARLTGKGQFIDLAQIECMMPFAAPWIIAHSIDGKAPVKYGNRHPDFVPHGCFACAGDDNWIVVAVASDAMWPKLATLLGRAGWASDPGLKTAAGRRAIESEIEAAVSAWTSARDPEEAMTALQSAGVASGVARLPIELLKDKQLDACGFIQQVDRAFIGPHPQPSMPFRETEGPYPIRSAPPTLGEHNREILGGVLGLSDADIDQLARDGIIGTEMLMEEQLVKEKKRATG